The Seriola aureovittata isolate HTS-2021-v1 ecotype China chromosome 12, ASM2101889v1, whole genome shotgun sequence genome window below encodes:
- the bcl10 gene encoding B-cell lymphoma/leukemia 10, whose product MDAPQLTEDEMAEIKKDVLTRLRHYLCDKIRAERHLDYLRSRRILTRDDAEEVSCRTTQTKRTAMLLDILAENPRGLDALIDSIREMRSQNFIITKITDEVQKAKNEKIESLRVGASSSSSDSNLSTPTTTSDLPTFSNNSTLLFHPDGERSPSTSDIAASLNLPSLQQGGDLPSVSGASIAVVSSTTSSSLPRPGDPGAPPLPDEVMVESPSNIDATTPGCTSTGGDPNFQPLRSRSLTPASPRNIF is encoded by the exons ATGGATGCTCCTCAGCTCACTGAAGATGAAATGGCAGAGATTAAAAAAGAC GTGCTGACCAGACTGCGGCACTACCTCTGTGACAAGATCAGAGCCGAGCGCCACCTCGACTACCTGCGTTCTCGTAGGATCCTGACGCGGGATGATGCGGAGGAAGTCAGCTGCAGGACCACGCAGACCAAGAGGACAGCCATGCTGTTGGATATCCTGGCCGAAAACCCCCGGGGCCTGGACGCCTTAATTGACTCCATCAGGGAGATGCGCTCACAAAACTTTATCATCACCAAGATCACAGACGAAGTGCAAAAGGCCAAAAATGAGAAGATCGAGTCTCTCAGAG TAGGGGCTTCGAGTTCCTCATCTGACAGCAACCTCAGCACTCCAACCACAACCAGTGACCTCCCCACGTTTTCAAACAACTCCACCTTGCTCTTCCACCCAGATGGCGAACGAAGCCCGTCCACTTCAGACATAGCGGCCTCACTCAATCTGCCATCGTTACAGCAAGGTGGAGACTTGCCCTCCGTGTCTGGTGCTAGCATCGCCGTAGTTTCCTCCACAACCTCCTCCAGCCTCCCGAGGCCCGGAGACCCGGGAGCTCCTCCACTGCCGGATGAGGTGATGGTCGAATCACCCTCAAACATAGATGCCACAACGCCAGGGTGCACCAGCACCGGAGGGGACCCAAACTTCCAGCCCCTCCGGTCGCGCTCGCTCACCCCGGCGTCACCAAGGAACATCTTTTAA
- the mcoln3a gene encoding mucolipin-3 — MEDSQPLLRSEERRQNCHYRWSTHTLESKVVEDFRRRLKYFFMNPCEKYRARGRKPWKLMLQIVKIAIITIQLVSFGLSNEMMVTFKDENLMTFRHLFLKGYKDHRLGSYALYTKADVYDHIDYIINRYIDLQNLTVGNLAYERADSECTPLSVCQEFYRNSSIDPGNGTFDIDPHIDKDCISIYPAQLFGNRSLATHFNFSLDFKRLLSVNIYLTLKTINLQTVRHHELPDCYDFHIMIMFDNRAHSGKIKVDVKNDVRIYECRDWNVEGTSGKNDYLLLWFDSVVILACFTSLVLCTRSVINGIQLQFEFNIFFHAYYNKIVTWSDRMEFVNGWYILIIVSDTLTIAGSALKIGIQTKFLTNYDVCSILLGTATMLVWVGVIRYLGFFRKYNILILTLRAALPNVIRFCCCAAMIYLGYCFCGWIVLGPYHDKFRTLDRVTECLFSLINGDDMYATFLNMRDKSYMVWLFSRIYLYSFISLFIYMVLSLFIALITDTYETIKHHQQDKVPVSQLQAFIAECRDQPESGRYQTDEEPASCCLCPCCCFG; from the exons ATGGAGGACTCCCAACCTCTGTTGAGgtctgaggagaggaggcaaAACTGCCACTACAGATGGAGCACTCACACTCTGGAGTCGAAGGTGGTGGAGGATTTCAGACGAAGACTCAAGTACTTCTTCATGAACCCCTGTGAGAAATACAGAGCCAGGGGTCGCAAACCTTGGAAACTGATGTTACAGATAGTAAAAATCGCCATCATCACAATCCAG TTAGTGTCTTTTGGCCTGAGCAACGAAATGATGGTCACCTTCAAAGATGAAAATCTGATGACTTTCAGACATCTTTTTCTCAAAGGATACAAAGATCACCGGCTGGGAAGCTATGCACTTTACACGAAAGCAGATGTGTATGATCACATCGACTACATTATCAACAGG TACATCGATCTCCAGAACCTGACTGTAGGTAATCTTGCATATGAGAGGGCTGATAGCGAGTGCActcctttgtctgtctgtcaagaGTTCtacagaaacagcagcattgATCCTGGGAACGGAACCTTTGACATTGATCCACATATTGATAAAG ATTGTATTTCCATATACCCTGCACAGTTGTTTGGCAACCGCAGTTTGGCCACTCACTTCAACTTCTCTTTAGATTTCAAAAG gCTGCTATCAGTGAACATCTACCTAACACTGAAAACCATCAATCTGCAGACGGTGCGGCACCATGAGCTACCAGACTGTTATGACTTCCATATAATG ATCATGTTTGACAACCGTGCACACAGTGGAAAGATAAAAGTTGATGTTAAAAATGATGTTAGAATTTACGAATGCAGGGACTGGAACGTGGAAGGCACCT CTGGGAAGAATGATTATCTCCTCTTGTGGTTTGACTCTGTGGTCATCCTCGCCTGTTTCACCTCTCTCGTCCTCTGCACTCGATCCGTCATCAATGGCATCCAACTCCAGTTT GAGTTCAACATATTCTTCCATGCATACTACAATAAAATTGTCACTTGGTCAGACCGCATGGAGTTTGTGAATGGCTGGTATATCCTCATCATCGTCAGCGACACATTGACCATCGCTGGGTCAGCGCTTAAAATTGGAATTCAAACAAAG ttccTAACAAACTATGATGTCTGTAGTATCTTGCTGGGAACAGCCACCATGCTTGTCTGGGTTGGTGTGATTCGTTACCTTGGTTTCTTCAGGAAATACAAT ATCTTAATCTTAACCCTGAGAGCGGCGTTGCCGAATGTGATCCGATTCTGCTGTTGTGCGGCCATGATCTACCTTGGGTACTGCTTCTGTGGTTGGATAGTGCTTGGCCCTTACCACGACAAA ttcCGAACACTCGACAGGGTGACAGagtgtctcttctctctcatcaaCGGCGACGACATGTACGCCACCTTCCTCAACATGAGAGACAAGAGCTACATGGTGTGGCTCTTCAGCAGAATCTACCTCTACTCCTTCATCTCCCTCTTCATCTACATGGTGCTCAGCCTGTTCATTGCTCTCATCACTGACACCTACGAAACCATCAAG CATCATCAACAAGACAAGGTGCCAGTGTCCCAGCTGCAGGCCTTCATAGCAGAGTGCAGGGACCAGCCTGAGTCTGGAAGATACCAGACGGATGAAGAGCCAGCGTCCTGCTGCCTCTGTCCATGCTGCTGCTTTGGATGA